Sequence from the Streptosporangium brasiliense genome:
GTCCGGCGGCCTCGGGCTGGCGGGGGCCGGTGGTCAGGTAGATCCTGCGGTAGCCCTGCCGCCCGGCCTCCCGCTCCAGCTCGCGCACCACGGCCAGGCCGAGACCGCGCCGCCGGTGGTCGGGGTGGGTCCAGATCCGCTTGAGCTCGGCGGTCTCCTCGTCATAGCGGCGGAACGCGCCTCCGGCGATGGTCCGGCCGCCCTCGACGAGGACCAGGAAGGCGCCCCCCTGCGCCGGGGCGAACTGCTCGTCGGGATAGCGGCTGAGCTCCTGGTTGGGGCCGTAGCGGCTGGTGTACTCGTGGTGCAGGTCCTCCAGGAGCGGCCTGACCTCGGGATCGCGGACCGAGACGTGCCGCACCTCGACGGCTCCGACGCTCACTTGGCCTGCCGGGGCAGGCCGGGCGGGTTGATCCGGGACTCGGTCACGGCCTCGTTCCCAAGACCCCAGCGCTTGAGCGCCTCGGCGTACTTGCCGTTGTCGATCAGCGTGTTCAGCGCCTCGTTGACCGGCTTGACGAGGCCGTTCCCCTTGAGGGTCATGGCCGCGATCAGGCCCCCGACCGAGCCGCCGCCCGAGAGCGTTCCGACGATCCTGCTGTCGCCGCCGACGGCCACCTGGTAGGCGATGGGCGGGTTGGGGCCGAGGTAGGCCTGGACGCGGCCGGACTTCAGGGCGAGCAGGACGTCGCCGTACTTCTGGTAGTACTGGATCCGGGCGGCCTTGAGACCGGCCTTCTGGTTCTGGGCGTCCCACTCCAGCAGGATCTTCTCCTGGTTGGTGCCCGACCCGACCGACACGTTCAGGCCGGCGATGTCGGCGGCTTTCTCGATCTTGGTGATCGGGCTGTTCCTGGCCGTCTGCCAGGCCAGCTGGTCCACCCGGTAGGTGGCGAAGTCGTAGATGTCCTTGCGCTCCTCGGTCACCGTGACGTTGTTGAAGACCAGGTCGTACTTGCCGGATCTCACCGCCAGGAACAGGTTCTCCCAGGAGGTGTTCTCCTCCTTGAGCTTCAGGCCCAGGACGTCGGCGACGAGATGGGCGATGTCGGTCTCGACGCCGATCAGCGTGGCGTCGTCGTCGGCCAGGGAGACCAGCGGCGGAGTGCCCTCGCCGTCGAAACCGGCGGTGAGCTCGCCCTTGGCGCGGATCGCCGCGGGGACCTGCGCGGCGATGGAGTCGACCTTGTCGGCGCGGATCCGGTTCTGCTCGGCGGAGATGTTGATCCTCAGCCCGCCGCTCCCGGACGGGGCGGCGGCGGGTGCGGCCTCGGTCCCGGTGGCGGTCCCGGAGGTGGTCCCGGAGGCGCCGCAGGCCACGGCCAGCAGGAGGGGGAGCGGAGCTGCGACGGGGGCGAACCTTGATAACAGGGACATGTCGTTCCTTGCATGGTGACGGGAGCCCCGTCCGGTGACGGGAGGCTCCGTGGAAGGGGTCAGAGGACTTTGCTGAGGAACAGTCGGGTGCGCCCGTGCCGGGGGGCGTCCAGCACCTGCGCGGGGGTGCCCCGCTCGACGACGCGGCCCCCGTCCATGAACACGACCGTGTCGGCGACCTCGCGGGCGAAGCCGATCTCGTGGGTGACGACGATCATGGTGGTGCCGCTCCGCGCGAGGTCCTTCACCACGTCGAGCACCTCCCCGACGAGTTCGGGGTCCAGGGCGGAGGTCGGCTCGTCGAAGAGGATGACCTTGGGCTCCAGGGCCAGGGCCCGGGCGATGGCGACCCGCTGCTGCTGGCCGCCGGACAGCTGCCGGGGGTAGGCGCCGGCCTTGTCGGCCAGCCCGACGCGCTCCAGCAGCCGGCCGGCCAGCGCGTCGACCTCGGCCCTCGGCCTGCGCTGGGCGGCCAGGGGAGCCTCGGTGACGTTCTGCCGCACCGTCAGATGCGGGAACAGGTTGAAGTTCTGGAAGACGAAGCCGATCTTGGTCCGCTGTCGGAGGATCTCGCGCTCGGGCAGCTCGTGCAGCCGGTCGCCGACCCGGCGGTAGCCGACGAGTCCTCCGTCCACGCTGACCGACCCGCTGTCCACCTTCTCCAGGTGGTTGACGGTGCGCAGCAGGGTCGACTTGCCCGACCCGGAGGGGCCGATGATCACCGTGACCTCGCCGGCGGTGACCTGGAGGTCCACCCCGCGCAGCACCTCCAGCGGTCCGAAGCTCTTGTGCACCTCCCGCAGGTCGACCATCGCGCTGCTCATGCGCGGCCCTTCCCGTAGTGGCGCTCGAGGTAGTGCTGGACGACGGACATGACCGTGGTCATCACCAGGTACCAGATGGTGGCGACCAGCAGCAGCGCGATGACCCGGCCGTTGCGGTTGTAGATCACCTGGACCTGGTAGAAGAGCTCGGGCAGCGCCATGATGTAGACCACCGAGGTGCCCTTGACCAGGCCGATGATCTCGTTGCCGGCGGTGGGCACGATCGAGCGCATGGCCTGCGGCAGGATGATCCGCATCAGCTGCCTGGTCCTGGGGATGCCCAGCGCGGCGGCCGCCTCCCGCTGGCCGTGGTCCACCGACAGCAGCCCCGCCCTGACGATCTCCGCGGCGTAGGCGGCCTGGTGGAGGGCGAGGCCGAGCGCGGCGGCGGTGACCGGGCCGATCAGGTCCATGGTGCCGATGTCGAAGAACGCCGGGCCGAACGGGACGCCGAAGGAGAGCCGCGGGTACAGCAGTGCCAGGTTGTACCAGAACAGCAGCTGCAGGATGAGCGGGATCGACCGGAACAGCGCGATGTAGCCCCAGGCCACCGACGACAGCAGCGGGTTGCCCGACATGCGCATCAGCGCCAGCACGGTGCCCAGCAGGAAGCCGAAGACGATCCCGAGCGCGGTCAGCTCCAGGGTGAACAGCACCGAGCGCAGCACGGAGGGGGCGAAGAGGAACTCCCCGACCACCTCCCACTCCCACGCGGGGTTGGTGATCAGCGCGCTGGCCGCCATGGCCAGCAGCACGGCCACCGCCACGGCGGCCGCCCACCGTCCCGGATGCCTGGTGGTGACCACCTTCGGCGCGGGGGCGCCGTCGCCCGCCGGTCCCGCCCGCCGGCCGGGGGCGGGCGCCGGTCGCGCTCCGTCGTGCGTGTCACCTACGTCCAGGAACTCCACAGCCATGGTCGAAGCCTCTCCGCAGGTCGTCTGGGGGGTTGGGGGCGGCGGGCGCCGGGAGGGCCGGCGGCGCCGCGGTGCGGCACAGGTGGCGCGGGCCGATGCGACGCGGGCCGCCGGTCGGAGCCCGGCCTGCATGGCCTTCACTCCAACACAGGCGTCCAATTCCGTCAAGACCTACTTGTTTAGTGGGTTTTTAACGTGACCCCCCGGGACCACCTTCCGCCGGGCGCTGGGGGTGGGCCGCCGGAGGGCCGGGCCGCGCCGGGAGAGAGGATCGAAGAGCCTGCTCGGCGGGAGGATTAGCGCCCGCACGCGGAGGTAGGTGGCAGGAGTGAGGCACGGACCTTTCCGGGGGTGGGGATTCATGACAGGCGTGCTGGGCGAGGAGCCCGCAGAGGGGCGGTTCCCCGTGCTCGACGTGCGCACGGCCGTGGCCCGCAGCGATCTGCTGGAGGAGCTGCCGAACCTGCGGGTCCTGGACGATGACGACGACGATCCCGTCCTGGTACGGCTGGACGGCACACCGGTGGACACCTGGCGGGAGAAATATCCCTACGGCGAGCGGATGGACCGCTCGGAGTACGACCGGCTCAAGCGGCTGCTCCAGATCGAGCTGCTCAAGCTGCAGTACTGGATCAAGGACACCGGCGGGCGGCTGGTCGTCCTGTTCGAGGGGCGTGACGCGGCGGGCAAGGGCGGCACCATCAAGCGGTTCATGGAGCACCTCAACCCGCGCGGGGCCAGTGTGGTCGCGCTGGAGAAGCCGAGCGAGCGCGAGAGCACCCAGTGGTACTTCCAGCGCTACGTCTCGCACCTGCCGGCCGCGGGGGAGATGGTCTTCTTCGACCGCTCCTGGTACAACCGCGCGGGGGTGGAGCGGGTGATGGGCTTCTGCTCGCCCGAGGAGTATCTGGAGTTCATGGAGCAGGCCCCCGAGTTCGAGCGCATGCTCGTGCGCGACGGCATCCGGCTGGTGAAGTTCTGGTTCTCGGTCTCCCGCTCCGAGCAGCGCACCCGGTTCGTGATCCGCCAGGTCGATCCGGTGCGGCAGTGGAAGCTGTCGCCCATGGACCTGCAGTCGCTGGACAAGTGGGAGAACTACACCGAGGCCAAGGAGGACATGTTCCTCTACACAGACACCGAGCACGCGCCGTGGACGGTGATCAAGAGCAACGACAAGAAGCGCGCCAGGATCGAGGCCATGCGCCACCTGCTCAGCCAGTTCGAGTATGACAACAAGGACCACGAGGTCGTGGGCGAGCCCGACCCCAGGATCGTCGTCCAGGCCGCCGACCTGTTCGACGACGACCGCACGCGCTGAAGCGGCGGCGCCGGGACCACCGCCCGGTCAGCGGGTCCCGGCACCGCCGCCGGACAGGCGCTGGGCGAGGTAGATGGGGACGACCGACAGGATGATCAGGGCGGCGGCGACCACGTTGACCACGGGGGCCTGGTTCGGGCGGAAGAGGTTCTCGAAGATCCACAGCGGGAGGGTCCTGACCCCGGCCCCCGCGGTGAACGTGGTCACGATGATCTCGTCGAAGGACAGGGCGAAGGACAGCAGGCCGCCCGCGAGCAGTGCCGAGCGCACCATCGGGAAGGTGACCAGCCGGAAGGTGGTGAAGGTGTCGGCCCCCAGGTCGGCCGAGGCCTCCTCGACGGAGGCGCCCAGGCGGCCCAGGCGGGCCAGCATGTTGTTGTAGACCGTCACCACGCAGAAGGTGGCGTGCCCGACGATCACGGTGAACAGGCCCAGGCCCACGCCGAAGGGCTCCAGCACCGTCCGGAAGGCGTTGTTCAGCGCGATGCCGGTGACGATGCCGGGCAGGGCGATCGGCAGCACGATCAGCAGCGAGACCGTGTTCCGGCCGAAGAAGGCGTAACGCTGGATCGCGAAGGCGACCATCGTGCCCAGCACCAGGGCGATCGCGGTGGCTCCCACTCCCGCCTGGACCGAGGTCCACAGCGCCTCGCGCACGCCGGCGGAGTTCCAGGCCGCCTCCCACCACCGGACGGTGAACCCGGTGGGCGGCCAGCCGAAGGTGCGGTCGGCGTTGAAGGAGTTGAGCAGCACGATCAGCAGCGGCACGTAGACGACGCCGAGACCGGCGGCCAGCGCGGTCCACAGTGCCACGCGGGCCGGGCGGGACAGGTTCACAGGTTCTCCAGGGCGCCGGTGCGGCGGACCGCGGTGAGGTAGACCAGCATGATCATCACGGGGACGGTGGCGACCGCCGCGGCGAACGGCAGGTTGTTGGCGGCGCCGATGTTGTCGTAGACGACGTTGCCGATGAGCTGTGACTTGCCGCCCACGATCTTCACGGCGATGTAGTCGCCGAGTGACAGGGAGAAGGTGAAGACCGAGCCCGCGACCGCGGCCGGGAAGGTGAGCGGCCACACCACCGTCCGGAACGTCCGCCAGCCGCGCGCCCCCAGGTCGCCCGCCGCCTCCAGCAGCGAGCCGGGCAGCCGTTCGAGGCCGGCGTAGATCGGCAGGATCATGTACGGCAGCCACAGGTAGGACAGGGTCAGGACCGTGGCGGTCAGGCCGTATCCCCAGCCGAGGACGCCGTCGGAGGAGAGCATGATCCGCCAGGCGTAGGCCTTCACCAGGTAGGAGGCCCACAGCGGGGTCAGCACCGCGATCACCAGCCAGCGCTGCGCGCGGGGGGAGGCCAGCTTGGCCATCGCGAACGCCATCGGGAACGCGATCACCAGGTCGATCAGCGTCACCGCGGCGGCCACCCCCACCGAGCGCAGGGCGATCGTCCGGTATACCTCGCCGGTGAACAGGTCCTGGAAGTTGGCCCAGGTGAACTCCTTGACCAGGTCGCCGGTGAAGGTGTCGGTGCTCCAGAAGGCCGTGACGAACAGGGCGGCCAGGGCGCCGAGGTAGGCGACGCCGAGCCAGAGCATCGGGGCCGACAGCAGCAGCGACAGCCGTACGCCCGCGTGCCGGTGCAGGAAGGCGGCGAGCCTGCGTCGCGGCGCGCGGCCCGCCGTTGCGGTGGTGTTCAGCGTGGGCTCCTTGCCATGTGGGGGGGAGACGGCCGGTGCGGCGGGCGCCGGGACGCCCGCCGCCGGGATCAGCCCTTGATCTCGGTCCAGGCCCTGGTCCACTCGGAGTAGTCCTTGCACTTGACGTCCGTGCGGCCGTCCAGGCACTGGGCGATCGGCGTGGTCCAGAACCAGACCTTGGAGAAGTAGGTCTCGTCGGTGGCGTGGAAGGTCTCGCAGTGCTTGGGATCGGCGGTCAGCTCGCAGGAGGCGGAGTTGGCGGGAGCCTCCCCGAAGTATTCGGCGACCTGGGCGTTGGCCTTGGGGGAGATGATCCAGTCCATCCACTTGTAGGCGCAGTTCGGGTGCTTGGCCGCGGCGGCGACCATCCAGGTGTCCGACCAGCCGGTCGCGCCCTCCTTGGGCAGGGTCACCTCGACCGGCGCCTTGTCGGCCTTGGCCACGTTGGCGATGACCTGCCAGGTGGTGCCGACCACCGAGTCGCCGCTCTTGAAGGCCTGGACCTCCTTGGTGTAGTCGGACCAGTATTCGCCGACGAGCTTGCGCTGCTGCTTGAGCAGGTCCACCGCGGCCTGGAACTGCCCGTCGTCCAGCGCGTAGGGGTTCTTGATGCCGAGGTCGGGCTTGGTCGCCATCAGGTACAGGGCCGCGTCGGCGATGTAGATGGGCGAGTCGTAGGCGGTGATCTTCCCCGCGTACGGCGAGGCGGGGGCGAACACCACGCTCCAGGAGTCGGGCGCGGGCTTGACCGTGTCGGTCCGCCACATCAGCAGGTTGGCCCCGCGGCCGTGCGGCACGCCGTAGGCGACCCCGCCGACCGAGTTCCACGCCTTGTTCTTCAGGCCCTCGAAGACGCCGGCGTAGTTGGGGATCAGCGAGGTGTTGACCGGCGCGACCGTCCCGGAGGCGATCAGGCGCAGCGAGGCGTCACCGGAGGCGGAGACGGCGTCGTACTCGCCGGTCTTCATCAGGTTGACCATCTCGTCGGACGTGCCGGCGGTCTTGGAGTTGACCTGGCAGCCGGTGGCCTTCTCGAACGGGGTGACCCAGTCGACCTTGGGGTCGTTGGTGCCGTCTTCGGCGTAGCCGGCCCAGTGGACCAGGTTGACCTGGCCCTCGCCCGCGCCGAGCGACTTCGGCGCGTCGAGCTTGGGCGGGGTGAAACCGCTCCGGCCCGGAGCGGCGGCGGTGCCGGGCTCCGGGGCGGAGGAGCCGCCGCAGGCGGTGGCGGCGGCGAGGGTGAGCGCGGACAGGGCGACCGCGCCGTTCCTGACGAGAATCCGGGGACGCATGTGATGACGACCTTTCTTACGGGACGATCGCGAACTCGTGTCTGCGGTTCCAGACGAGCCGGACCCTGGTGCCGCGCAGGCCCATCACGTCCATGGACGAGACCTGCAGATTCTGCTGGAGCGCGATGAGCCGTCCGCCCGCGTCGAGATCGACCACGAAGCGGGTGGCGGGCCCGGCGTAGACGACCTCGCCGACGGTGCCCGTCGCGCTGTGCTCGGCGTCGCCGACCTCGTCACTGAGCCCGGCCACGCGTAGTTTCTCCGGCCGTACGCTGAAGGTGCCCTCTCTGCCGAGCACGGAGCGCGCGGCCTCGCCGGAGATCAGGTTGGAGGTGCCGACGAACCCCGCGACGAACGTGCTGGCCGGCTGCTCGTAGATCTCGGCCGGGGTGCCGACCTGCTCGATCCGGCCCCGGTCGAACACCGCCACCCGGTCGCTCATGGTCAGCGCCTCCTCCTGGTCGTGGGTGACGAACAGGAAGGTGATGCCGACCTCGCGCTGGATGGACTTGAGCTCGACCTGCATCTCCTCGCGGAGCTTGAGGTCCAGCGCGCCGAGCGGCTCGTCCAGCAGTAGCACGCGGGGGCGGTTGACCAGGGCGCGGGCCAGGGCGACCCGCTGGCGCTGGCCGCCCGACAGCTGGCCGGGCCTGCGCCGCTCCAGGCCCTCCAGCCGGACCGAGGCCAGCGCGGCCAGGGCCCGCTCGCGCCGCTCGGCCCTGGGGACCCGCTTGACGCGCAGGCCGTACTCGACGTTGTCCACCACGTTCATGTGCGGGAACAGCGCGTAGTCCTGGAAGACGGTGTTGACGTCCCGCTCGAAGGGGGCGAGCCGGGTGACGTCGACGCCACCGAGCTCGACCGTGCCCGCGGTGGGGGACTCGAAGCCGGCGATCATCCGCAGCACGGTCGTCTTCCCCGAACCCGAGGGCCCGAGCATGGCGAAGAACTCGCCGTCGGCGATGTCGAGGTCGACACCGGTGACCGCGTCCACGGCGCCGAAGCTCTTGCGGAGGCCGCTCAGCCTCACAGCTGGGTCTGACATGGCCGAAAACATATGGGGTTAAATGTTTTGTTGCAAGGCCCGATCCGGTATCACTGGTGCGAGCGCCAGAAAAAAGCGGCGTTTGCGACAGTCCCTGCACCCGGGCGGGGATCCGCGTGACCGTCGAGGGGCGGAGGGTGCGACCGTGGCCGACATCTCGGGGGGCGCCCGGCTGGCCGCGTTCGCGCCGGTGGACAGCACCGCGCGGGTGGACGCCGTGGTCAGGCGGCTCACCGACGCCATCGCCCTGGGCCTGCTCGCCGACGGCGAGCAGCTTCCGAGCGAGGCCGAGCTCGCCGCCCAGCTCGGCGTCTCCACGGTGACGCTGCGCGAGGCCCTGATGGCCCTGCGGCAGCAGGGCATGGTCGAGACGCGGCGGGGGCGCGGCGGCGGCAGCTTCGTGCGGGTGCCCAAGGAGGCGCCCGGACTGGCCGGGCGGCTGCGCGCCTTCACGGTGGAGGAGCTGCGCGACCTGGGCGACCACTACGCGGCCATCGCCGGGGCGGCGGCCAGGCTGGCCGCCCAGCGGGCGCTGCCGGAGGACCTCGCGCCGCTGCGGCGGACGCTGCGGGAGATGTCCGAGGCCCGGGACGAGGCGCAGCTGCGCAGGCTGCACGGCCGTTTCCACATCGAGGTGGCGGCCGTGTCGCAGTCGGCGAGACTCACTCAGGAGGAGATCCGGTTACAGGCTGACATCGGACCGTTGCTCTGGCTCGCCCACGTGGGAGAGGATGGGCCGTCGGCTCGGCACCACGCCATCGCCGAGGCCATCAGTCGAGGCGACGACGGCCAGGCCAGGAGCCTGGCCGAGCGGCACGTCCTCGACGCGGTGGAACACCTCATCGAACTGCGTCTGCGGCAGCCGTGACGGTCAGCGTGTCTAGGGCGGTGGGGCGACGTGAGCGAACAGGGGACGCTGCCGGCGTCCGGCGCCGCGGCCGAGGCGGTGGACGAGATCGTGGAGGGCGTCTTCGCCCGGCTCCATCGGGTGCGCGAGGCCGCGGTCCGCGCCGTGGGCCAGGCGCCGGTCAGCGCCGACCTGGCCGCGCTGCGCCCGGTGCTCTTCCCGCTGCTGGGCGGCCTGGTCTCCGGCATCGGGTTCATCGCCGCGCCCGGCCTGCTGGCCGACGCGCCGTGGCACCTGGAGTGGTGGCAGGAGAGCGCCTCGGGCGAGCCGGTGCGGCTGATAAGGGACATGGACCCCGCCAGCAGCGCGTTCTACGACTACACGCACTGGGACTGGTTCGCCGGTCCGCGCTCCGGCGCCGGGCACACGCTCGCCGGCCCCTACGTCGACTTCCTGTGCACCGACGAATACTCCCTCACCCTGTCGGTGCCCGTGCTCAGGGGCGGGGAGTTCATCGGGGTGGCGGCGGCGGACGTGCTCGTGCGCCGCTTCGAGGTGGCCGTCGCGCCGGTGCTCCGCGGGATCGGGGGGCCGGCCTTCCTGGTCAACGGCTCCGGCCGGGTGGTGGCCTCCACCACCGCCAGATGGCTGGCCGGGTCGGTCTTCCGCGGCGCCCCCGGCATGTCCCTCCGGCCATGCCGGACGTCACCCCTCTCCCTGGTTGCGGCACAATTGCCGCATGTCCCTTGACCCCGCCGTCGCGGCACGGCTGAAGCGCACCGGTGACGGGCTGGTGCCCGCGATCGTCCAGCAGTACGACACGGGCGAGGTGCTGATGCTCGCCTGGATGGACGACGAGGCCCTGCACCGCACGCTCACCACCGGCCGCGCCACCTACTGGTCGCGCAGCCGCGGCGCCTACTGGGTGAAGGGCGACACCTCCGGTCACGTCCAGCACGTCAAGTCCGCCGCCCTCGACTGCGACGGCGACACGATCCTGCTCAAGGTCGACCAGGTGGGCGCCGCCTGCCACACCGGTGACCGGACCTGCTTCGACGCCGGCGAGCTGGCGGTGGAGGCGGAGTGACGGCCGGGCGGGCGCTGTGGACCTGGGTGGCCGTCTGCGTGGCGGGCGCCGCCCTCGTGCTGCTGGCGGCCGGCCGCGACTGGTTCACCGCGACGTACGGCGCGCGCAAGGTGGCGGTCTCCGCCGCGGAGCTGGCGCCCGCGCTCGGCCCGGCGGCCTGGGCGGCGCTCGCCGCGGTGGTCGCCGTGCTCGCCACCCGCGGGGTGTGGCGCAGGGCCGTCGGGGTGGCGATGGCGCTCTGTGGCGTGGGCACGGTCGTCTGGGCCTGGCAGGGCAGCCGCGCCGGCGCGGCGCTGGAGGTCGCGGCCCAGCAGATCCCGATGGCCCGGACCGGTGACCTGGACCTCGCCCCGACCGTCGCCTGGCCGCTGGCCGCCGGCGCGGGCGGGCTGCTGCTGGTGGGCGCGGGGATCGTGGCCGTCCTCAAGGGCGCCGGCTGGCCCGGCATGTCCGACCGCTACGACCGTCACGGGTCGGGCCCCGGCGGCGCGGCCGCCGCCGGCGGCGCCCCGAGCGAGCGGGCGCTGTGGGACGCGATCGATCTCGGCGCCGATCCGACGGTCGGACCGGACGACGGTCCGGCGGGCGGGCGGGAGATCGACCGGGAGGCCGGGCGGGAGACCGGACGGGAGACCGGGCGGGAGGAGAACCCGGCGGCGGGCCGGGACGACGGGGAGCGCTGACCGCCGGGGTCGCGGCGGTGATCGGCGGCGCCGTCCGTGTCACCTGGCCACCCGGTCACAAATTGCCCACGGAGCAGGCGCTGTCCCTCGTGGGAGACGCGGGTTTCGCTAGGATTTCGCCGCAACTCGCACAAAGGGGAGTCATCCATGAGCTACGACAATCAGTCCGGTGGTTACGGTCCGCCGCCGGGTGGCGGGTACGGCTCCCCGGGCGGGTACGGGCCGCCCCCCGGCGGTGGTTACGACCCCTACGGCTACGGCGCGCAGCCGCCCCGCGGCAACAACGGCATGGCCATCGCCGCGCTGATCCTGGGCATCGTCGGGCTGTTCAGCTGCGGCGTCACCTCGATCGTCGGCATCGTGCTCGGCCACATCTCGCTGGGCCAGATCAAGCGGACGGGCGAGGAGGGCCGGGGGATGGGCGTCGCCGGCCTGGTCCTGTCCTACTTCGGCGTCGCGTGCTGGCTGGTCGTGCTGGTGATCTGGCTGGTCGCGATCGGGGTCCTGGCCGGTTCCGCCTCGCTGTCGGGTTACTGACGGGCTTCCGCGCCCGCTTTGAGTATCGTGGCCGGTGAAGACGTTCACCGGTGGGAGAGGTGCGGGCGGGCCGATGCTGACGGGAAGGGCCGCGGGTGTGCGGGGGAGGCGGGCGCGGGCCGTGCTGGCCCCGCTCGGCGCCGCGCTGGCCGCCGGGGCCGCGCTCGGCTACGTGCGCGCGGTGGACCCGAACGAGCCGGGACATTATCCCGCGTGCCCGTTCCTCGTGCTCACCGGACTTTACTGCCCGGGCTGCGGCGGTCTGCGGGCCGTCCACGCGCTCGCCCACGGCGACCCCGCCACGGCCCTGGGGCTCAATCCCCTCGTCGTGGCCCTGATCCCGGTCCTGGTCTTCCTGTGGGGACGCTGGGCGCTGCGTTCCTGGCGCGGTGCGCCATCTGATGGGATATCCGTACGCCCTGTCTATGTATGGGCATTTCTTGCTTTAATGATCGTTTTTTGGATAGTGCGAAATATGCCCTTTGGGGAATTCTTGGCCCCATAGTCACCTTTAGCCGTCACCCGGTGGCGGGGTGACCTCGGCGAGGCCGATAGCATCGGCTGGGACAAGCAATCGATCGGGAGGGGCCTTACTCGTGAGCGAGTGGAGCGAGCGGACCAGGGATACGGCAGCGTTCGCGAACTTGACCTCCGAGTTTCGCGAGGAGGGCAAGTGAGCGTGCTGGAGGAAATCCTCGAAGGGGTCCGCGCCGATCTGGCCGAGCGGCAGGAGGCGGTGTCGCTGGCCGAGCTCAAGGAGCGGGCCGGGCGGGCGCCCGCCCCCCGTGACGCCTACGCGGCGCTGGGCGGCGACCAGGTGGCGGTCATCGCCGAGGTGAAGCGTTCCAGCCCGTCCAAGGGCGCGCTGGCCGCGATCGCCGACCCCGCCGCGCTCGCCGGCGACTACGAGTCGGGCGGCGCCCACGTCATCAGCGTGCTGACCGAGCGGCGCCGCTTCGGCGGCAGCCTCGACGACCTGGCGGCCGTGCGCGCCGTGGTCGACATCCCGGTGCTGCGCAAGGACTTCGTCGTCACCTCCTACCAGCTCTGGGAGGCCCGGGCCTACGGCGCCGACCTGGTGCTGCTGATCGTGGCCGCGCTGGAGCAGAACGCGCTGGTCTCGCTCATCGAGCGGGCCGAGTCGATCGGGCTGGCCCCGCTGGTCGAGGTGCACACCGAGGAGGAGCTCGAGCGGGCGCTCGCCGCCGGAGCGAAGATCATCGGCATCAACGCGCGCAACCTCAAGACCCTTGAGGTGGACCGCGAGGTGTTCGCGAAGCTGGCCCCGAAGATCCCCGACGGCGTCATCAAGATCGCCGAGTCGGGCGTGCGCGGCCCGCACGACCTGCTCGCCTACGCCAGGGCCGGCGCCGACGCCGTCCTGGTCGGGGAGAGCCTGGTCACCGGCAAGGACCCGCGGGCCGCAGTGGTCGACCTGGTCACCGCCGGCGCCCACCCCGCATCTCGACCTGAGGGGCAGTAAGCAGTGACAGCGACAGACGGAATCCTCCTCACCCGGGCCGACCTGGCCGGCAACGGCGCCCGCGGCGACGACCCGGACGTCCACGGCAAGTTCGGCGTGTTCGGCGGGCGTTACGTGCCCGAGGCGCTCATCCCGGCGCTGGACGAGGTGGCCGCCGAATACGAGAAGGCCAAGAACGACGTCGCGTTCCTGCGCGAGTTCGACCACCTGCTGCGCACCTACGCCGGGCGGCCGACCACGCTCACCGAGGTGCCCCGGTTCGCCGAGCAGGCGGGCGGCGCCCGGATCATCCTCAAGCGCGAGGACCTGACCCACACCGGCGCCCACAAGATCAACAATGTGCTCGGCCAGGCACTGCTCACCAGGCGCCTGGGCAAGACGAGGGTGATCGCCGAGACCGGCGCGGGCCAGCACGGCGTGGCCACCGCCACCGCCGCGGCCCTGCTCGGCCTGGAGTGCGTCATCTACATGGGGGCCGTCGACTGCGAGCGCCAGGCGCTCAACGTCGCCCGCATGAAGCTGCTCGGCGCCACCGTCGTCCCGGTCACCAACGGCAGCCAGACCCTCAAGGACGCCATCAACGAGGCCTTCCGCGACTGGGTCGCCAACGTCGACCGCACCCACTACCTGTTCGGTACGATCGCCGGCCCGCACCCGTTCCCGGAGATCGTCCGCGACTTCGCCCGCATCATCGGCGTCGAGGCGCGCAGGCAGATGCTGGAGCTCACCGGCAGGCTGCCGGA
This genomic interval carries:
- a CDS encoding ABC transporter permease; this encodes MDQGLDRDQGLIPAAGVPAPAAPAVSPPHGKEPTLNTTATAGRAPRRRLAAFLHRHAGVRLSLLLSAPMLWLGVAYLGALAALFVTAFWSTDTFTGDLVKEFTWANFQDLFTGEVYRTIALRSVGVAAAVTLIDLVIAFPMAFAMAKLASPRAQRWLVIAVLTPLWASYLVKAYAWRIMLSSDGVLGWGYGLTATVLTLSYLWLPYMILPIYAGLERLPGSLLEAAGDLGARGWRTFRTVVWPLTFPAAVAGSVFTFSLSLGDYIAVKIVGGKSQLIGNVVYDNIGAANNLPFAAAVATVPVMIMLVYLTAVRRTGALENL
- a CDS encoding ABC transporter substrate-binding protein; this encodes MRPRILVRNGAVALSALTLAAATACGGSSAPEPGTAAAPGRSGFTPPKLDAPKSLGAGEGQVNLVHWAGYAEDGTNDPKVDWVTPFEKATGCQVNSKTAGTSDEMVNLMKTGEYDAVSASGDASLRLIASGTVAPVNTSLIPNYAGVFEGLKNKAWNSVGGVAYGVPHGRGANLLMWRTDTVKPAPDSWSVVFAPASPYAGKITAYDSPIYIADAALYLMATKPDLGIKNPYALDDGQFQAAVDLLKQQRKLVGEYWSDYTKEVQAFKSGDSVVGTTWQVIANVAKADKAPVEVTLPKEGATGWSDTWMVAAAAKHPNCAYKWMDWIISPKANAQVAEYFGEAPANSASCELTADPKHCETFHATDETYFSKVWFWTTPIAQCLDGRTDVKCKDYSEWTRAWTEIKG
- a CDS encoding ABC transporter ATP-binding protein, with protein sequence MSDPAVRLSGLRKSFGAVDAVTGVDLDIADGEFFAMLGPSGSGKTTVLRMIAGFESPTAGTVELGGVDVTRLAPFERDVNTVFQDYALFPHMNVVDNVEYGLRVKRVPRAERRERALAALASVRLEGLERRRPGQLSGGQRQRVALARALVNRPRVLLLDEPLGALDLKLREEMQVELKSIQREVGITFLFVTHDQEEALTMSDRVAVFDRGRIEQVGTPAEIYEQPASTFVAGFVGTSNLISGEAARSVLGREGTFSVRPEKLRVAGLSDEVGDAEHSATGTVGEVVYAGPATRFVVDLDAGGRLIALQQNLQVSSMDVMGLRGTRVRLVWNRRHEFAIVP
- a CDS encoding FadR/GntR family transcriptional regulator — protein: MADISGGARLAAFAPVDSTARVDAVVRRLTDAIALGLLADGEQLPSEAELAAQLGVSTVTLREALMALRQQGMVETRRGRGGGSFVRVPKEAPGLAGRLRAFTVEELRDLGDHYAAIAGAAARLAAQRALPEDLAPLRRTLREMSEARDEAQLRRLHGRFHIEVAAVSQSARLTQEEIRLQADIGPLLWLAHVGEDGPSARHHAIAEAISRGDDGQARSLAERHVLDAVEHLIELRLRQP
- a CDS encoding cache domain-containing protein → MSEQGTLPASGAAAEAVDEIVEGVFARLHRVREAAVRAVGQAPVSADLAALRPVLFPLLGGLVSGIGFIAAPGLLADAPWHLEWWQESASGEPVRLIRDMDPASSAFYDYTHWDWFAGPRSGAGHTLAGPYVDFLCTDEYSLTLSVPVLRGGEFIGVAAADVLVRRFEVAVAPVLRGIGGPAFLVNGSGRVVASTTARWLAGSVFRGAPGMSLRPCRTSPLSLVAAQLPHVP
- the hisI gene encoding phosphoribosyl-AMP cyclohydrolase; this encodes MSLDPAVAARLKRTGDGLVPAIVQQYDTGEVLMLAWMDDEALHRTLTTGRATYWSRSRGAYWVKGDTSGHVQHVKSAALDCDGDTILLKVDQVGAACHTGDRTCFDAGELAVEAE
- a CDS encoding Trp biosynthesis-associated membrane protein; this translates as MTAGRALWTWVAVCVAGAALVLLAAGRDWFTATYGARKVAVSAAELAPALGPAAWAALAAVVAVLATRGVWRRAVGVAMALCGVGTVVWAWQGSRAGAALEVAAQQIPMARTGDLDLAPTVAWPLAAGAGGLLLVGAGIVAVLKGAGWPGMSDRYDRHGSGPGGAAAAGGAPSERALWDAIDLGADPTVGPDDGPAGGREIDREAGRETGRETGREENPAAGRDDGER